One genomic region from Calypte anna isolate BGI_N300 chromosome 17, bCalAnn1_v1.p, whole genome shotgun sequence encodes:
- the SLC31A2 gene encoding probable low affinity copper uptake protein 2 produces MQMSFYFSDTVVLLFDFWSVHTPTGMALSVLLILLLSVLYEAVKMGKAVLLRRALQALPRSLSQEELVEPEEGDTDPGQGRWFQYHVCQTLFHVVQVVLGYMVMLAVMSYNAWIFLGAILGSTLGYFVVYPLLGRG; encoded by the exons ATGCAG ATGTCCTTCTACTTCTCGGACACGGTGGTGCTGCTCTTTGACTTCTGGAGTGTCCACACCCCCACAG GGATGGccctctcagtgctgctgatcCTGCTGCTCTCCGTGCTGTATGAAGCTGTGAAGATGGggaaggcagtgctgctgcGGAGGGCACTGCAGGCTCTGCCCCGGAGCCTcagccaggaggagctggtggagcCCGAGGAGGGGGACACGGACCCCGGGCAGGGCAG ATGGTTTCAGTACCACGTCTGTCAGACCCTGTTCCACGTGGTGCAGGTGGTGCTGGGTTACATGGTGATGTTGGCTGTCATGTCCTACAATGCCTGGATCTTCCTGGGGGCCATCCTGGGCTCCACCCTGGGCTATTTTGTGGTGTACCCCCTGCTTGGACGGGGTTAG